A genome region from Prionailurus bengalensis isolate Pbe53 chromosome B4, Fcat_Pben_1.1_paternal_pri, whole genome shotgun sequence includes the following:
- the ZC3H10 gene encoding zinc finger CCCH domain-containing protein 10 yields the protein MPDRDSYANGTGNSGGGPGGGGSEETSGAGAGSGGASSDAICRDFLRNVCKRGKRCRYRHPDMSEVSNLGVSKNEFIFCHDFQNKECSRPNCRFIHGSKEDEDGYKKTGELPPRLRQKVAAGLGLSPADLPNGKEEVPICRDFLKGDCQRGAKCKFRHLQRDFEFDARGGGGSGGGGATGPVPPGRRHDLYDIYDLPDRGFEDHEPGPKRRRGGCCPPDGPHFESYEYSLAPPRGVECRLLEEENAMLRKRVEELKKQVSNLLATNEVLLEQNAQFRNQAKVMTLSSTAPATEQTLAPTVGTVATFNHGIAQTHTTLSSQALQPRPVSQQELVAPTGAPAAPPTNAAPPAAPPPPPPHLNPEITPLSAALAQTIAQGMAPPPVSMAPVAVSVAPVAPVAVSMAQPLAGITMSHTTTPMVTYPIASQSMRITAMPH from the coding sequence ATGCCTGACCGGGACAGCTATGCCAACGGCACCGGGAACAGCGGTGgaggccctggaggaggtggcagcGAGGAGaccagtggggcaggggcaggcagtgGCGGGGCCAGCTCAGATGCCATCTGTAGAGACTTCTTGAGGAATGTATGCAAGCGAGGCAAGCGTTGCCGCTATCGTCATCCAGACATGAGTGAGGTATCCAACTTGGGAGTGAGCAAAAATGAATTCATCTTCTGCCATGACTTCCAGAACAAGGAGTGTAGCCGCCCAAACTGCCGATTCATCCATGGCTCCAAGGAGGATGAGGATGGTTATAAGAAGACAGGAGAGCTTCCCCCTCGGCTGAGGCAGAAAGTGGCAGCCGGCCTGGGCCTTTCACCAGCTGACTTGCCGAATGGCAAAGAGGAGGTCCCTATCTGCCGTGACTTTCTCAAGGGTGACTGCCAGAGAGGAGCCAAGTGCAAGTTTCGCCACCTGCAGCGGGATTTTGAGTTTGATGCTCGAGGTGGAggaggcagtggtggtggtggtgcaaCAGGCCCAGTCCCCCCAGGACGACGCCACGACCTCTATGATATCTATGACCTCCCTGACAGGGGCTTTGAGGACCATGAACCAGGCCCCAAGCGCCGGCGAGGTGGATGCTGCCCCCCGGATGGCCCCCATTTTGAATCCTATGAATATAGCTTGGCTCCACCTCGAGGGGTGGAGTGCAGACTGCTGGAGGAGGAGAATGCCATGCTCAGGAAGCGGGTGGAGGAGCTTAAGAAGCAGGTCAGCAACCTGCTGGCCACCAATGAGGTACTGCTGGAACAAAATGCCCAGTTCCGCAATCAGGCCAAGGTCATGACCCTGAGCTCTACTGCACCAGCAACTGAGCAGACTCTGGCCCCCACTGTGGGCACTGTTGCCACTTTTAACCATGGCATTGCCCAGACTCACACTACTCTCAGCAGCCAGGCTCTACAGCCTCGCCCTGTATCCCAGCAAGAACTGGTGGCCCCCACTGGAGCTCCAGCTGCTCCCCCAACTAATGCTGCACCTCCTGCTgctccaccacccccacccccacacttgaACCCAGAGATCACGCCATTGTCAGCTGCTCTGGCTCAAACAATTGCCCAGGGAATGGCACCCCCACCTGTCTCCATGGCTCCTGTGGCTGTATCTGTGGCTCCTGTGGCCCCAGTGGCTGTATCGATGGCCCAACCCTTGGCAGGAATCACAATGAGCCACACCACCACTCCCATGGTGACTTACCCCATCGCTTCCCAGAGCATGCGTATCACAGCCATGCCACACTGA